The DNA region GACCCGGTGGTGCTGAGCCAGGACGAGGTAGGACGTCTACTCAAGGCGCTAGAGAACCTGAAGCACCGGGCGCTGGCGATGACGCTGTACGCTGGTGGCCTGAGGATCAGTGAAGTGCTGGGGCTGGAGGTTCGTGACATCGACAGTGACCGGATGGTGATCACGGTGCGCCACGGCAAGGGGGACAAGGACCGGCAGGTGGTCCTGTCGGTGGTATTGCTGGAGACGCTGCGCGCGTACTGCCGTATGTACAGGCCGCGGACCTGGTTGTTCGATGGGCAGATTCCGGGACAGCCACTCACCAGTCGGGCGGTGCAACGAGTGATCAGAGTGGCCGGTGAGCGAGCAGGGATCACGAAGCGAGTGACCCCGCATGTACTTCGTCACAGCTACGCGACGCACCTGCTGGAGGCGGGCACGGATCTGCGGATGATCCAGACGCTGCTGGGTCACCGGTCGCTCCAGAGCACGGCCATCTACACGCACGTGGCCACGGTGCGGCTCCGTTCGATCAAGAGTCCGCTGGATGCGTTGAGCCCGGAGTTCGAGCCTACCGAGTAGGTGAGCAAGCGACCTCGGCACGAGCTTGCCGAGGTCCTCCAGAAGTGCCGCGAAGCGCCGCACTCCGAGCGAGTGGTCCCCGCCTGGAGCTGGGAGCAACGTGCGGTCGTCGATGCGATCACCGCCTGCCGGACTGCACACCTGGGTGGTCACGTCGAGGAATGCGACAGCTGCGGACACCAGAGGATCTCGTACAACTCGTGCCGCAACCGTCACTGTCCGAAGT from Gemmatimonadota bacterium includes:
- a CDS encoding site-specific integrase, with protein sequence MQGDLRVRNYAERTQAIYIRRVAEMAMHFGRSPDTLGREEIRGYLRYLKEERDVSRSAFKQTVGALRFLYRVTLDRPELLSHIPYPREKRRDPVVLSQDEVGRLLKALENLKHRALAMTLYAGGLRISEVLGLEVRDIDSDRMVITVRHGKGDKDRQVVLSVVLLETLRAYCRMYRPRTWLFDGQIPGQPLTSRAVQRVIRVAGERAGITKRVTPHVLRHSYATHLLEAGTDLRMIQTLLGHRSLQSTAIYTHVATVRLRSIKSPLDALSPEFEPTE